From the Candidatus Methylomirabilis lanthanidiphila genome, the window TAGTTGGGCACATTGATGTTTTGCCCACGATCCTCACTCTCATTGGGATGGAGCCGCCGGCTGGGGTTCAAGGGAACAGCTTCGCAGAAGTAGTCATGAAGCCAATCAAGGAGCCAGCAAACAGACAAATCTTCGCGCAAGTGGTTGACAATAGCGTGGAGATAGAGATGGTCCGGAATGGTGGCTATAAACTTATCCGGTATCTTGGCGGTGCCCAAGAAGGGCGTGAAGAACTTTACGATCTGGAACACGATCCCCTGGAGAGGACCGACATTGCCCCACGTGCTGCCGCACGGGTGGCCGCGTTGACACGCGAACTCGAGGCCTTTAACAAATTCGCAAGCCAGTCTGCCGGCCGTATCCGAGCGGAGCAGGTCCAGAAGCTGGACCGGGATACGGAGAGGGCTCTGCGGTCGCTCGGATATATCAAGTAGAGTGGAAGAAGCATTTGGCGTCCAGCGTTGAAGCTGGAAGGTCTGACGGCACATTACAAGTCCTCAATAAGGTGAAGTAGGAGATAGAATGAGACGATTACCGAGAATTCTTACTCCCGATCTTGAACAGTTCTGTCACGGTGCCCTGTGGG encodes:
- a CDS encoding Sulfatase — translated: HGEEFFEHGNDKHGKSAYEEVLRIPLLVHWRQKVPAGTTYDGVVGHIDVLPTILTLIGMEPPAGVQGNSFAEVVMKPIKEPANRQIFAQVVDNSVEIEMVRNGGYKLIRYLGGAQEGREELYDLEHDPLERTDIAPRAAARVAALTRELEAFNKFASQSAGRIRAEQVQKLDRDTERALRSLGYIK